A stretch of Henckelia pumila isolate YLH828 chromosome 4, ASM3356847v2, whole genome shotgun sequence DNA encodes these proteins:
- the LOC140861613 gene encoding ATP phosphoribosyltransferase 2, chloroplastic-like isoform X1, which yields MSALRTIFLLPTSSISPFPPSSSPGHCYPAKLAISCCSATSHERNEVRLGLPSKGRMATDTLDLLKDCQLSVRQVNPRQYVAEIPQISNLEVWFQRPKDIVRKLISGDLDLGIVGLDTVSEYGQGSEDLILVHDNLNYGDCRLSLAIPKYGIFENINSLEELARMPQWTPERPLRVATGFTYLGPRFMEENGLKHVTFSTADGALEAAPAMGIADAIVDLVSSGTTLRENNLKEIEGGIILESQAVFVASKRSLIQRKGVLDVTHEMIERLEAHLRADDQFTLTANMRGRNAEEVAERILSQTSLSGLQGPTVSPVFCKRDGKVAVEIYAIVICVPKKALYKSVQQLRAIGGSGVLISPLTYIFDEETPRWRQLLSKLGL from the exons ATGTCGGCTCTGAGAACCATTTTTCTGCTACCGACGTCTTCAATTTCACCTTTCCCGCCGTCCTCTTCTCCAGGTCACTGTTATCCGGCGAAATTGGCCATTTCATGCTGCTCAGCGACGTCTCATGAGAGAAATGAAGTTCGGCTTGGATTGCCGAGCAAAGGTCGAATGGCTACAGACACTCTTGATCTTCTCAAG GATTGTCAATTGTCAGTGAGGCAGGTGAATCCACGGCAGTATGTCGCAGAAATTCCTCAG ATTAGTAATTTGGAAGTTTGGTTTCAACGGCCTAAGGACATCGTGAGAAAATTAATATCTGGAGATTTGGACCTCGGAATTGTTGGATTGGACACAGTGTCAGAGTACGGGCAG GGGAGTGAAGATCTCATCCTTGTCCATGACAATCTGAACTATGGAGATTGCCGTTTATCCCTAGCA ATTCCCAAGTATGGCAtatttgagaatataaattctTTGGAAGAACTAGCGCGGATGCCACAGTGGACACCTGAGAGACCTCTGAGAGTTGCTACTGGCTTCACATAT TTGGGTCCTAGGTTTATGGAAGAAAATGGATTGAAGCATGTCACCTTTTCAACTGCTGATGGCGCTTTGGAGGCTGCTCCTGCT ATGGGGATTGCTGATGCTATTGTGGACCTTGTGAGTAGTGGAACAACATTAagagaaaataatttaaaagaaattGAAGGTGGAATTATTTTGGAAAGTCAG GCTGTTTTTGTTGCAAGCAAAAGGTCATTGATCCAACGGAAAGGTGTGCTTGATGTAACACATGAAATGATTGAAAGATTGGAGGCACATTTAAGGGCTGATGACCAGTTCACG TTAACTGCCAACATGAGGGGTAGAAATGCAGAAGAAGTGGCTGAGCGAATTCTGAGCCAAACCTCTCTATCTGGTTTGCAG GGACCCACTGTAAGCCCAGTTTTTTGCAAGCGTGACGGGAAGGTAGCAGTGGAAATTTATGCTATAGTTATTTGTGTACCAAAGAAAGCGCTTTACAAGTCTGTTCAACAGCTTAGAGCG ATTGGAGGGAGTGGGGTTCTCATTTCTCCTCTGACCTACATTTTTGACGAGGAAACTCCAAGATGGCGCCAACTCCTGTCAAAGTTGGGGCTTTAG
- the LOC140861613 gene encoding ATP phosphoribosyltransferase 2, chloroplastic-like isoform X2, whose product MSALRTIFLLPTSSISPFPPSSSPGHCYPAKLAISCCSATSHERNEVRLGLPSKGRMATDTLDLLKDCQLSVRQVNPRQYVAEIPQISNLEVWFQRPKDIVRKLISGDLDLGIVGLDTVSEYGQGSEDLILVHDNLNYGDCRLSLAIPKYGIFENINSLEELARMPQWTPERPLRVATGFTYLGPRFMEENGLKHVTFSTADGALEAAPAMGIADAIVDLVSSGTTLRENNLKEIEGGIILESQAVFVASKRSLIQRKGVLDVTHEMIERLEAHLRADDQFTGPTVSPVFCKRDGKVAVEIYAIVICVPKKALYKSVQQLRAIGGSGVLISPLTYIFDEETPRWRQLLSKLGL is encoded by the exons ATGTCGGCTCTGAGAACCATTTTTCTGCTACCGACGTCTTCAATTTCACCTTTCCCGCCGTCCTCTTCTCCAGGTCACTGTTATCCGGCGAAATTGGCCATTTCATGCTGCTCAGCGACGTCTCATGAGAGAAATGAAGTTCGGCTTGGATTGCCGAGCAAAGGTCGAATGGCTACAGACACTCTTGATCTTCTCAAG GATTGTCAATTGTCAGTGAGGCAGGTGAATCCACGGCAGTATGTCGCAGAAATTCCTCAG ATTAGTAATTTGGAAGTTTGGTTTCAACGGCCTAAGGACATCGTGAGAAAATTAATATCTGGAGATTTGGACCTCGGAATTGTTGGATTGGACACAGTGTCAGAGTACGGGCAG GGGAGTGAAGATCTCATCCTTGTCCATGACAATCTGAACTATGGAGATTGCCGTTTATCCCTAGCA ATTCCCAAGTATGGCAtatttgagaatataaattctTTGGAAGAACTAGCGCGGATGCCACAGTGGACACCTGAGAGACCTCTGAGAGTTGCTACTGGCTTCACATAT TTGGGTCCTAGGTTTATGGAAGAAAATGGATTGAAGCATGTCACCTTTTCAACTGCTGATGGCGCTTTGGAGGCTGCTCCTGCT ATGGGGATTGCTGATGCTATTGTGGACCTTGTGAGTAGTGGAACAACATTAagagaaaataatttaaaagaaattGAAGGTGGAATTATTTTGGAAAGTCAG GCTGTTTTTGTTGCAAGCAAAAGGTCATTGATCCAACGGAAAGGTGTGCTTGATGTAACACATGAAATGATTGAAAGATTGGAGGCACATTTAAGGGCTGATGACCAGTTCACG GGACCCACTGTAAGCCCAGTTTTTTGCAAGCGTGACGGGAAGGTAGCAGTGGAAATTTATGCTATAGTTATTTGTGTACCAAAGAAAGCGCTTTACAAGTCTGTTCAACAGCTTAGAGCG ATTGGAGGGAGTGGGGTTCTCATTTCTCCTCTGACCTACATTTTTGACGAGGAAACTCCAAGATGGCGCCAACTCCTGTCAAAGTTGGGGCTTTAG